TGATGTAGATCATCATCCACATCCCGGCGTAAGGGATCAGCGTGATGATCGCCCAGAACAGCGGAGTCCTGGTCAGCCGTCCGTTCGCGCTGAGGACGCCACGTTCGAAGTTTGCCGCACCGATGCCTGCGCCAATGAAGAAATAGGACGCATAGAGCAGCACGCGGCTGGCCTGCACCGAAAATGGTCCGAACTCGAACCAGCGGTTCTGGCCGTAATAGACCAGCATCGGCAGGTAGACGGCGGCGCTCCCGACGACGATCAACAGCCAGAACGTTGCGGGGCGATCGAATGCCTGCTGCGACAGGCGGTTGATCGGATCGAGCAGGCGCGGCGACACCCGGTAGAGCAGGCTCGCGGTCACGTCGAAGGCCAGCAGCACCCAGACGAACCAGATCGGGCCGCTCGGCCATGGTCCGACAGTCACCGTCTTCCACCAGAACTCAGAGAATGTCAGCGTCGGCGTCTCGCGCAACGCGATCGCGTAATAGGCGAGCGGGATCACGGTGAAGGCACAGATCGCGAAGGGCAGGCCGAGCCGCAACAGGCGGTCGCGCAGGAAAATGGGCAGCGGCTTGTGGCCAAGCCCAGGCCAGACAAACAGCCCCGACAGGAAAAAGAACATCGCCATGAAGAAGCTGTCGGTGGCGAGCACCACGCAGTCGAAGCCGATCCACGACGTCGGATCGGTGTGCCCGAAATAGGTGTAGGGGATCACCGAGTGATGCAGCAGCACGACCAGGGTCAGGAATGTGCGCGCACGGTCCAGCGCGACATTGCGCGCATGAGCCTTCGGGGCTGCCTGAACGTCGACGGCCGGAGCGGCGTGAGCGATCGATTTCATGGTACCCCCAGCAGGGTGAGTGATCGGATGTTGCAACCGGGAATCCGATTCAGCAAGGCCCATTCGTCTCGATTCCGTGGCGTCGAGGTCCATCATCTGCGTGCATCTGCTTCGTTTCAGGAACTGCGGTCATTCGCGGACGTTGTCGCGGCGACTGGCGGCCGCGCATGCCGCACGGTTTGGAGGAGTTGGTAATGACTATTCTTAAATGGGCGCTGATCTTCCTTGTCGTGTCGATCATCGCGGGCTTGTTGGGCTTCACCGGCATTGCGGCCGCCTCCGCCGACATCGCGCGCTTCCTGTTCTACGTTTTTGTCGTGATCTTCCTGGTGCTTCTGATCCTCGGGCTCACGATATTCAGAGCGTAGCCTGAGCCGGGTCGAACACCCTCGTCGTCATGCCCGGGCCTGTCCCGGGCATTCATGTCTTGCGGGCTGGGAAGGGACCGCGTGACAGGCCGGGACGAGCCAGGCCAACCACGGCAGGGGAAGACTGACCCCTAGGATACTTCCTCGATCTTCACTCTGTCCGGGTAGAACGCCAGGTGGCCGGCGATCTCGGTCATGGCCGGGAATGGCGTCTCATAGGTCCAGATCGCGTTGTCCAGCGTCTTGCCGTTGGCCTTGATGCTGAAATAGCTGGCGTCGCCCTTGTAGGGGCAGTGCGTGGTCCGCTCGGTGCGGGCCAGCAACTCCATGTTGGCGTCCTGGCGCGGGACATATTGCACGGCGGGATAGCTTGCTTCCTTCAACGTCAGCGCGTGGCTGGTCTCGGCCACGACAACGCCGTCTGCGGTGACGCGGACGCGCTTCGGATTGGGCGTGATCGTGATCGGATGGTCGGGGCCGGGGAGCTTCATGGTTCTGCGCCCTTTCTGGTCATTTCGTCGTGAATGCTTGTGACCGATTGATGCAGGTTTAAATCGCTGGGAATGGGAATATAGTGCTGCCAGGGATGACCTAGAAGACCACTGGCGCTAGGTTTTGCCCGCATGGCTGCCGACCCAGCCATGATTCGAATGACCTGATGGAGGTGGACTGGGATGCCGATGGACGCCCGTGATATCGAATCGATGATCAAGGCCGCGATCCCGGACGCCGAGGTAACGATCCGCGATCTGGCCGGCGACGGCGACCACTACGCGGCCACTGTGATTTCAGAGTCCTTCCGCGGCAAGTCCCGCGTTCAGCAGCACCAGATCGTCTACCAGTCGCTCAGAGGGCAGATGGGCGGCGTGCTGCACGCGCTGGCCCTGCAGACCGGCGTGCCGGAAGGCTAGGTCCGGCCGGCGGAGGCCTGATCGATGGCCGACAACCCACACGGCGCGATGTTCCGCGTTGTCGTGCCGAACCAGCATAGCCGCGTCACCAACGCCGAGCTGTTCTTCGACCTCGTCTTCGTCTTCGCCGTCACGCAGCTGTCGCACACGCTGCTGCACCATTTCACCCCGCTCGGCGCGGTCCAGGTCACGCTGCTGTTCCTCGCGGTCTGGTGGGTATGGGTCTACACCACCTGGGTCACCAACTGGCTCAACCCCGAGCTGACGCCGGTCCGCATCCTGCTCTTCCTGATGATGCTGGGCGGGCTCGTGCTGTCGACGTCGATCCCGACGGCGTTCGAGGGGCGCGGGCTGTGGTTTGCCGCCACCTATGCCGTCATGCAGACCGGGCGGACGCTGTTCTGGCTGCTGGCGACGCCGCGGCACCGGACGGCGGTGCGCCACAACGCGATCCGCATCCTGACCTGGCTGACCTGCTCGGGCGTGCTCTGGATATCAGGCGGCCTGTCCGAGGGCGACACCCGGCTGCTTCTGTGGATCGCGGCGCTGGTGATCGAATATGTCGCGCCGGCCGCGCGGTTCTGGACGCCGAAGCTCGGCTTCTCCTCGATTGAGGCCTGGGCGGTCGAGGGCGGCCATATGGCCGAGCGCTGCTCCTTGTTCGTTATCATTGCGCTGGGCGAGGCCATCGTCGTCGACGGCGCGACCTTCGCCGATCTGGCCTGGACGCCGGAGAACGTTGCCGCCTTCGTCTCCGCCCTGGTCGGCAGCATTGCGATGTGGTGGATCTACTTCCACAAGGGGGCGGAGGCCGGCTCGGAGATGATCTCGAAATCGGCCGAGTCCGGGCGCGTGGCGCGGATCGCCTACACCTATCTCCATATGCCGATCGTCGGCGGCATCATCCTCACCGCGGTCGCCGACGAGCTGGTGTTGAAGCACCCGAGCGGGCATTCCGATCTCAAGACGATCGTGAGCTCGGTCGGCGGTCCGCTGCTGTTCCTGGTCGGGACCATCCTGTTCAAGCATGTGATCCGCAATTTCCTGCAGCTCTCGCACTGCGTCGGCATCGTCGCGCTCGCCATAACCGCCTATTTCGCAAGCGAGCTGCCGCCGCTGTGGCTCTCGATCGTCACCACCGCGATCATGATCGTGGTCGCGGCGTGGGAATCGATCTCGCTGGGGTCGTCGGCGGCGGAAGGTGAAGAGCAAGCGTAATCGCATGTGGGCGATTCACTATCTCATCAATGGTCTATCTCCTCATCCTGAGGAGCCCGCGTATGCGGCGTCTCGAAGGATGTAGCCCGCAGACGGGCCTCATGGTTCGCCTGGCGATGCGCGGGATCGTCCAGAGACGTGGTGCGCGCTCCTCACCATGAGGAGCCTATGCGGCAGCCGTCGCCGCCCGCGTCGATTTACTCCGCGACTAGCGCATGCACCGAGAACATCTTGTTGGCGTCGGTCCAGCTTTCGCGCACCTGCCAGCCGGAGTTGCGGGCGAGCGCGGTGAAACGGTCGAGGCTGTATTTGTAGCTGTTCTCGGTGTGGATGCTCTCGCCCGGACGGAACGCGAAGGTGTTGCCGAGGATGCGCACCGTCTGCGCCTTGTGGCTGATCAGGTGCATCTCGATGCGATGGCGATCGCGGTTGTAGATCGAGCGGTGCGTGAATCCCGACAGGTCGAAATTGCCGCCGAGCTCGCGGTTGATCCGCACCAGCACATTGAGATTGAAGCGCGCGGTGACACCGGCCGCGTCGTTGTAGGCGTCGTAGAGCACGCGCTCGTCCTTCTCGAGGTCGACGCCGATGATCATCTGCGCGCCGTGGCCGAGGATCTTGCGCGCGCTGCGCAGGAAGGCCGCCGCCTCGTGCGGTTCGAAATTGCCGAGCGTCGAGCCCGGGAAGAAGCCGACCTTCGGCATGCCGGCGACGGCCTCGGGCAGGGCGAACGGCGTGGTGAAATCGGCGGCGACCGGATAGATGCCGAGATCCGGAAAATCCTTGCGCAGGCCGTCGGCCTGGGCATTGAGGAAGTCGCCCGAGATATCGACCGGCACATAGGCGCTGAATTCGCAGTGATCGAGCAGCAGCCGCACCTTGGTGGTCGCGCCGGCGCCGAATTCGACCAGCGCCGCGCCGTGCGGAATGATCGCGGCGATCTCGTCGCCGCGGTCGCGCAGGATGCCGAGCTCGGTCCGCGTCGGATAGTATTCCGGCAGCACCGTGATCTGCTCGAACAGCTCGGAGCCGGCGGCGTCGTAGAAATATTTCGGCGACAGCCGTTTCGGATGGCGGGCGAGGTCGCCGATTACGTCGCCGGCAAATGCCGAGGTCGCCTCGTCGAACGGGTACGCTTTTGCCAAAGCGGCGGCATGCACATTCATGGTACTCTCCCGAACGCGCTTACCGGCGCGCTATTGATGTCGACAGGACTCAATCAGGCGTAATCAGCGAGGCGTACCCCCGTGAATTGCCAGCGATGGTGCGGATAGAAGAAGTTGCGGTAGGTGACGCGGCTGTGGCCGGCCGGCGTCGCCAGCGACGAGCCGCGCAGCACAAGCTGGTTGACCATGAACTTGCCGTTGTACTCGCCAAGCGCGCCCTCAATGGCGCGGTAGCCCGGATAGGGTGAATAGGAGCTGCGCGTCCATTGCCAGACGATGCCGTAGGCGTCGTTGAGCAGGCCGGCGCGGGCGGCGACCTCCCATTCCATCTCGGTCGGCAGATGCTTGCCGGCCCAGCGGGCAAAGGCATCGGCTTCGTAATAGCTGACGTGGCACACGGGGGCCTGCGGATCGATCGGCTGCAGGCCGCCGAGCGTCATGATCTTCCATTCGCCGTCGATCTCGCGCCAGTGGCCGGGCGCCTCCCAGCCCTCGTTGCTGACGGTGGCAAAGCCATCCATCAGCCATAGCGTCGCGGTCGAATAGCCGCCGTCCTTCATGAAGGCGAGCCACTCGGCATTGGTAACGAGGTTCTTGGCGAGCTTGACCGGGCCGACGAGGGAGCGATGCGCGGGCTTCTCATTGTCGAAATGGAAGCTGTCGTCGGCGTGGCCGACCGTGTGGATGCCTTCGTTCAGCGTCACCCATTCCTCGGTCGCGCGGCTGGACGCCGGGAAGCGCCATGCCGGATCGTAAGCGGGCGAGATCGGGTTCTGCGCGAAGGCATGCAGGATGTCGGTGAACATCAATTCCTGATGCTGCTGTTCGTGATTGAGGCCGACTTCGACCAGCGGCACCAATGCCTGAAGCTTCGTCTCTCCGGCGGTCTGGAAGAACTTGACGACCTCGGTGTCGACATGACGGCGGTAGGCGGTGACTTCGTCGGCGGTCGGGCGGGTCAGATGGCCGCGCTGATGGCGGGCATGCCGCGGGCCGGCGCTGACGTAATAGGAATTAAACAGATAAGCGTAGTCCGGATGGAATGGCGTGTAGCCGTCGACATGCTCGCCAAGCAGAAACTGCTCGAAGAACCAGGTCGTATGGGCGCGGTGCCACTTGGCGGGGCTCGCGTCCGGCATCGACTGGATCAACTGGTCTTCCGGCGACAATGGCGCCGCCCGGCGCTCGGTCTCGCCGCGGACCGCAAGGTAAGCGTCCACCAGCCTCTGGGCGAGGGGCCCGGACTCGGACGACAGTGACGGGGAAGCGGTGGCTTTGGCGGCCGCAGCAGAGGCTGGTTTCGTCACGGTGATCTCCGATTCTTCAGGAAACGTTGCTTCGGCGAACTGGTTCCTGACGGACAGTTCGTCCTAGATAGGAGCTACCGTTCAGGAAAAAAGCCTCCCCCGGTGATTATATTAGTGCCGTCAGACTATGATTTGCCCCTAGAGGGACACCGTCCGGCTCCTGCCGCATGCCAGATTTCCGCCATTTTGCTTTGGATGCACAATGGTTTGAGCTACATATATGGCATGTCACGGGTTAAGCAGGGCGGGCCGGCCCGTCGGGCTTCAGAGCGCCGCCCCATAAGGAAGCGAAAATGAGCATCGAGCAATTCATCGACAATGAAGTGAAGTCGAACGACGTCGTGCTGTTCATGAAGGGCACGCCGCAATTCCCGCAGTGCGGTTTTTCCGGACAGGTCGTGCAGATCCTCGATCACATCGGTGTCGGCTACAAGGGTCTCAACGTTCTCGAATCCGCCGAGCTGCGTAACGCCATCAAGGTCTATTCGAACTGGCCGACCATTCCGCAGCTCTATGTGAAGGGCGAATTCGTTGGCGGGTGCGACATCGTACGCGAGATGTTCCAGGCCGGTGAACTGCAGCAGCTCTTCGCCGACAAGGGCATCCCGGTCGACGCGGCGGCCTGAGCTTGACCGCGCGCCAGATCGGCAAGGCGCGGCTTGAAGTCATCGTTGCAGATATCACAACCCTGCGCGTTGACGCCATCGTCAACGCGGCCAATTCGTCGCTCTTGGGTGGCGGTGGCGTGGACGGCGCGATCCATCGTGCAGCCGGCCCGGAGCTGCTCGCCGAGTGCCGCACGCTGAACGGCTGCAGCACCGGCGACGCCAAGATCACCAGAGGCTATCGGCTTCCCGCCAAGCACGTGATCCACGCCGTCGGCCCTGTCTGGCACGGCGGCACGCAGAAAGAGGATGCGCTGCTCGCGTCCTGCTATCGCCGCGGCATCGAGCTGTGCCAGGCCAACCGGCTCGCCTCAGTGGCATTTCCGGCCATTTCGACCGGCGTGTATCATTTTCCGCCCGACCGTGCGGCCGGCATTGCGATCAAGGCGGTCGTCGATGCCCTGGCCGCCGCTCCCGATGTCACGCACGTCATCTTCTGCTGCTTCTCCGCCCAGGGCGGCAAGCTGCACGAGGCCGCGTTGTCCACCTTTGGCAGCCCTTGTGCCTGATGCCGTGGTCGCTACACTTCCTGGTGATTTTCCGGGGGAGGGAGATAGATGACTTTGTCAGGATTGTTGCGCGCGGCAGCCGCTGGCGCGGTGCTGCTGGCGGCGCCTCTGGCGCACGCCGAAGGCACCTACGAAATTCCGGCGGGCGCGCATTTCAATCAGGAGAAGCTCGCCAAGATCGGCGCGTTCTTCAAGAACGAGGTGGCGACCGGCAAGATTCCCGGTGCGATCGTCCTGATCCAGCAACACGGCAAGCCGGTCTACCATGAAGCCTTCGGCGTGCAGGACGTGGTCAGCAAGGCGCCGATCACTGACAAGACGATCTTCCGACTGTTCTCGATGACCAAGGCGATCACCGCCGTGGTCTCGATGCAGCTGCTGCAGGAGGGCAAGTACAAGCTCGACGATCCCGTCTCGAAATACATTCCCTCCTTTACCAATGTGAAGGTCGGCGTCGAGAGGAAGGCCGAGGACGGCACCAAGACGCTCGAGCTGGTGCCGCCGAACCGGCCGCCGACTATTCTCGACCTGATGCGGCACACCTCCGGCATCACCTATGGCTTCTATGGCGACAGCCTGGTGCGCAAGGCCTATCGCGCGGCCAACATCTATGCCGGCGATTTCGATCTCGCCGAGTTCGCCGAGCGGATCGCCAAGCTGCCGCTGCAGAACCAGCCCGGCGCGCTTTGGCAGTACGGCCATTCCACCGACATCCTGGCGCGTGTGATGGAGGTCGTGACCGGCCAAAAGTTCTCGACGATCGAGCGCGAGAAATTGCTCGATCCGCTCGGCATGAAGGACACCAGCTTCTTCGTCACCGATCCCGAAAAGCAGAAGCTGATGGCCGAGCCGATGCCGAACGACAGCGATTTCCGGGTCGGGCGGATCAACGATCCGACCAAGGTCAAGAAGTGGGAGTCCGCGAGCGGCGGCATGGTCTCGACCATGGCTGACTATTCGCGCTTCGCGCAGATGCTGCTCAACGGCGGCACCTTCGAAGGCAAGACCATCCTGAAGCCGGAGACGTTCAAGGAGATGACGACCGACCATGTCGGTCCGGGCTCCGGAGTCGACCGCGACTATTTCTACTTCCCCGGTGACGGCTTCGGCTTCGGGCTGGGGCTCGCGGTGCGCACCGATCCCGGCAATGCAAAGCCGCCGCCGCCTGGCGACCTCGGCGAGCTGAAATGGGACGGCGCCAGCGGCTGCTACTTCGTGATCGACCGCAAGCAGGACATGTTCTTCATCCTGCTCGAGCAGACGCCGAGCGAGCGCCAGCGCATCCAGCGGACCCTGAAGCAGTTGATCTATGAAGCAATGGACAATTGACCTGCCCGGGCGCCGCGCGATCGTCGCAGCGCTCGTGCTTACGGTTGGCGCGACCGGTGCGAAGGCGGGCGCCGAGGGGCACGTCGGGCACAGGTTCTCGCCGGAAGGTTTGGCCAAGGTCTCCGACTACATCAGGAATGAGATCGCGACCGGCAAGATTCCCGGCGCGATCCTCCTGCTGCAGCAGCACGGCAAGCCGGTCTATTACCAGAATTTCGGTGTCCGCGACGTCGCAACCGAGCTCTCGATGAGCGCCGACACCATCTTCCGCCTCTATTCGATGTCGAAGCCGATCACATCGGTCGCAGCGATGATGCTGGTCGAGGAGGGCAAGCTCGGGCTGGACGATCCGGTCTCGAAATACATTCCGGCCTTTGCCGACATGAAGGTCTGCGTGGAGAAGCCCGGGGACGACGGCAAGCCGATGATGGTGATGGAGCCGATGAAGCGTCCTGTCACGATCGAGGACCTGATGCGCCATACAGCCGGACTGCCCTATGGCTATTATGGCGGCGGCCTGGTGAACAAGGTCTATGCTGACGCGGGCCTGTTCGGCAGTGACATGACGAACGCCGATTTCGTGGCGAAGCTCGCCAAGCTGCCGCTCGCCGAGCAGCCGGGTACGCTCTGGGACTATGGCTATTCCACCGACGTGCTCGGTCGCATCATCGAGGTGATCTCGGGGAAGTCGCTGCTCGAGTTCGAGAAGGAACGGCTGCTCGATCCGCTCGGCATGAAGGAGACCGCGTTCTATGTCGCCGATCCCGCAAAGTGGCGGCTGATTGCCGAGCCGATGCCGAACGATCGCGCGCTCAGCCCGACCAACCAGATCAGCGATCCGCGAAAGCCGTCGAAGCGGGAGTCGGGCGGCGGCGGGATGGTCGGCACCGTCGGCGACTACGCGCGCTTCACGCAGATGCTGCTGAACGGAGGCACCTATGAGGGAAGGCGCTACCTGAAGCCCGAAACCATCGCGCTGATGACGCGGGATCATGTCGGGCCCGAAACCGGGATCAGGCGGGACAAGAACTACTATCCAGGCGAGACCTCGGGCTTCGGTCTCGGCTTCGCAGTGCGCACCTCGGTCCCGGCGAACACCTCCTGGCCGCTCGGCGAGTATCGCTGGGACGGCGTCGGGGGCACGTTCTTCTTCATCGATCCCGAGGATGACCTGATCGGGATCTTCCTGGTGCAGACGCCGTCGGAGCGCGGCCGGATCCAGCTCAGGCTGAAGACGTTGATCTACCAGGCGATGGGGCGGTAAGAAACGCTCGTTTCGTAGTTTGGTAGCCCGGATGGAGCGAAGCGCAATCCGGGGCAGTCTCCCCGTGGATCATGCTCTCCCGGATTGCGCTGCGCTCCATCCGGGCTACAAGAGCTATGTGGCGCGCACGATGTCTCTGACGTGGCCTATGGCCTCCTCGATCATCGCGGCGGTGACGTCGAGATGCGTGCAGGCCCTGATCCGGCCGTCCATCATCGCCAGCATCACGCCGCGCTTGCGCAGCTCGGCGACCATCCTGT
The DNA window shown above is from Bradyrhizobium sp. ISRA464 and carries:
- a CDS encoding acyltransferase; amino-acid sequence: MKSIAHAAPAVDVQAAPKAHARNVALDRARTFLTLVVLLHHSVIPYTYFGHTDPTSWIGFDCVVLATDSFFMAMFFFLSGLFVWPGLGHKPLPIFLRDRLLRLGLPFAICAFTVIPLAYYAIALRETPTLTFSEFWWKTVTVGPWPSGPIWFVWVLLAFDVTASLLYRVSPRLLDPINRLSQQAFDRPATFWLLIVVGSAAVYLPMLVYYGQNRWFEFGPFSVQASRVLLYASYFFIGAGIGAANFERGVLSANGRLTRTPLFWAIITLIPYAGMWMMIYIKRAIIGNPDPLPGWYLAFYGTFFVLFSASILFAILGYFLHSKASGPTLLDRMQGDAYGMFLAHYPIVLWLQYWLFDFDLPAIAKAAIAFFATVALSWAATAALRKLPGAKQVL
- a CDS encoding DUF1328 domain-containing protein produces the protein MTILKWALIFLVVSIIAGLLGFTGIAAASADIARFLFYVFVVIFLVLLILGLTIFRA
- a CDS encoding DUF427 domain-containing protein yields the protein MKLPGPDHPITITPNPKRVRVTADGVVVAETSHALTLKEASYPAVQYVPRQDANMELLARTERTTHCPYKGDASYFSIKANGKTLDNAIWTYETPFPAMTEIAGHLAFYPDRVKIEEVS
- a CDS encoding BolA family transcriptional regulator, with product MPMDARDIESMIKAAIPDAEVTIRDLAGDGDHYAATVISESFRGKSRVQQHQIVYQSLRGQMGGVLHALALQTGVPEG
- a CDS encoding low temperature requirement protein A, with amino-acid sequence MADNPHGAMFRVVVPNQHSRVTNAELFFDLVFVFAVTQLSHTLLHHFTPLGAVQVTLLFLAVWWVWVYTTWVTNWLNPELTPVRILLFLMMLGGLVLSTSIPTAFEGRGLWFAATYAVMQTGRTLFWLLATPRHRTAVRHNAIRILTWLTCSGVLWISGGLSEGDTRLLLWIAALVIEYVAPAARFWTPKLGFSSIEAWAVEGGHMAERCSLFVIIALGEAIVVDGATFADLAWTPENVAAFVSALVGSIAMWWIYFHKGAEAGSEMISKSAESGRVARIAYTYLHMPIVGGIILTAVADELVLKHPSGHSDLKTIVSSVGGPLLFLVGTILFKHVIRNFLQLSHCVGIVALAITAYFASELPPLWLSIVTTAIMIVVAAWESISLGSSAAEGEEQA
- the egtD gene encoding L-histidine N(alpha)-methyltransferase, with the translated sequence MNVHAAALAKAYPFDEATSAFAGDVIGDLARHPKRLSPKYFYDAAGSELFEQITVLPEYYPTRTELGILRDRGDEIAAIIPHGAALVEFGAGATTKVRLLLDHCEFSAYVPVDISGDFLNAQADGLRKDFPDLGIYPVAADFTTPFALPEAVAGMPKVGFFPGSTLGNFEPHEAAAFLRSARKILGHGAQMIIGVDLEKDERVLYDAYNDAAGVTARFNLNVLVRINRELGGNFDLSGFTHRSIYNRDRHRIEMHLISHKAQTVRILGNTFAFRPGESIHTENSYKYSLDRFTALARNSGWQVRESWTDANKMFSVHALVAE
- the egtB gene encoding ergothioneine biosynthesis protein EgtB, producing MTKPASAAAAKATASPSLSSESGPLAQRLVDAYLAVRGETERRAAPLSPEDQLIQSMPDASPAKWHRAHTTWFFEQFLLGEHVDGYTPFHPDYAYLFNSYYVSAGPRHARHQRGHLTRPTADEVTAYRRHVDTEVVKFFQTAGETKLQALVPLVEVGLNHEQQHQELMFTDILHAFAQNPISPAYDPAWRFPASSRATEEWVTLNEGIHTVGHADDSFHFDNEKPAHRSLVGPVKLAKNLVTNAEWLAFMKDGGYSTATLWLMDGFATVSNEGWEAPGHWREIDGEWKIMTLGGLQPIDPQAPVCHVSYYEADAFARWAGKHLPTEMEWEVAARAGLLNDAYGIVWQWTRSSYSPYPGYRAIEGALGEYNGKFMVNQLVLRGSSLATPAGHSRVTYRNFFYPHHRWQFTGVRLADYA
- the grxD gene encoding Grx4 family monothiol glutaredoxin, which gives rise to MSIEQFIDNEVKSNDVVLFMKGTPQFPQCGFSGQVVQILDHIGVGYKGLNVLESAELRNAIKVYSNWPTIPQLYVKGEFVGGCDIVREMFQAGELQQLFADKGIPVDAAA
- a CDS encoding O-acetyl-ADP-ribose deacetylase, encoding MSLTARQIGKARLEVIVADITTLRVDAIVNAANSSLLGGGGVDGAIHRAAGPELLAECRTLNGCSTGDAKITRGYRLPAKHVIHAVGPVWHGGTQKEDALLASCYRRGIELCQANRLASVAFPAISTGVYHFPPDRAAGIAIKAVVDALAAAPDVTHVIFCCFSAQGGKLHEAALSTFGSPCA
- a CDS encoding serine hydrolase domain-containing protein produces the protein MTLSGLLRAAAAGAVLLAAPLAHAEGTYEIPAGAHFNQEKLAKIGAFFKNEVATGKIPGAIVLIQQHGKPVYHEAFGVQDVVSKAPITDKTIFRLFSMTKAITAVVSMQLLQEGKYKLDDPVSKYIPSFTNVKVGVERKAEDGTKTLELVPPNRPPTILDLMRHTSGITYGFYGDSLVRKAYRAANIYAGDFDLAEFAERIAKLPLQNQPGALWQYGHSTDILARVMEVVTGQKFSTIEREKLLDPLGMKDTSFFVTDPEKQKLMAEPMPNDSDFRVGRINDPTKVKKWESASGGMVSTMADYSRFAQMLLNGGTFEGKTILKPETFKEMTTDHVGPGSGVDRDYFYFPGDGFGFGLGLAVRTDPGNAKPPPPGDLGELKWDGASGCYFVIDRKQDMFFILLEQTPSERQRIQRTLKQLIYEAMDN
- a CDS encoding serine hydrolase domain-containing protein, whose translation is MPGRRAIVAALVLTVGATGAKAGAEGHVGHRFSPEGLAKVSDYIRNEIATGKIPGAILLLQQHGKPVYYQNFGVRDVATELSMSADTIFRLYSMSKPITSVAAMMLVEEGKLGLDDPVSKYIPAFADMKVCVEKPGDDGKPMMVMEPMKRPVTIEDLMRHTAGLPYGYYGGGLVNKVYADAGLFGSDMTNADFVAKLAKLPLAEQPGTLWDYGYSTDVLGRIIEVISGKSLLEFEKERLLDPLGMKETAFYVADPAKWRLIAEPMPNDRALSPTNQISDPRKPSKRESGGGGMVGTVGDYARFTQMLLNGGTYEGRRYLKPETIALMTRDHVGPETGIRRDKNYYPGETSGFGLGFAVRTSVPANTSWPLGEYRWDGVGGTFFFIDPEDDLIGIFLVQTPSERGRIQLRLKTLIYQAMGR